The Deinococcus aquaticus genomic interval CGCGTTCGGTGTGGATGTCGGTGTCGCGCAGGGCGGGGCGCATCAGTTCGGTGAGGGTGCTGAGGAGTTGCGGGGTGTGTTCGGGGAGGGTGGCGGCGTGGTAGACGGTGGCTTCTTCGCTGGTGAAGGCGTTGGCGTTGCCGCCGAGGTCGTCGAGGCGTTCGTTGAGTTGGGCGGCGCTGAGGGTGTCGCTGCCTTTGAAGAGGAGGTGTTCGATGAAGTGGCTGGCGCCCATTTCGGTGGGGGTTTCTTCGCGGCTGCCGGTGTTGACGAAGTACCCGGCGGCGGTGGTCTGGGCGTGCGGGTCGGGTTCGAGGAGGAGGGTCAGGCCGTTGGGGAGGGTGTGGCGCTGGGTGGTGGGCGCGGTGGTGGGGTGGGTGGGGTCAGGCATGGGGTCCTTCGCTGGGGGCGCTGTCGGGTGCGGCGCTGTCGGGTGCGGCGTTGTCGGGTGCGTGTGCATCGGGTTCCTGTGACTGGGGGCCGTGCTCGTCGGGGCCGATGGTGACGGTGGTGGCGTCGGGCGCGGGGTGGTAGCGGGTCAGGAAGCTGTTCACGTCGTCCAGGGTCAGCTTGCTGAGGGACTCGCGGAGTTCGGTGACGCTGCGGATGCGGCCGAACACGGCGGCGTCGCGGGTCAGGGCGTGGGCGCGGGCGCGCATGCTTTCGGCGCCGAACACGACACTGACGGCCAGTCCGGCGCGGGCGCGTTCGAATTCGGCGGGTGTCAGGCCCTGCGGGAGCCGGTGCAGTTCCGCGAGGATGACCTGAAGCGTTTCGGGCGCGCGGGCGGGGGTGCTGCCGGCGTAGGCGCTGAGGAAGCCGCTGCCGCCCAGGATGACGGGGTTGGCGCTGACGGCGTACGCGAGACCGCGTTCCTCGCGCACGGCGTGGAACAGGCGGCTGGCGCTGCCGCCGCTCAGGGCGGTCAGGGCGACCTGCCACGCCATCCAGTCGGGGTGGCCGGGGGGCACGCCGGGCATGGTGAGGCTCAGGTGGGTCTGTTCGGCGTCCGGGTCGGTGGTGTGCGCGCGGGCGCGGGTGCGCAGCGTGGCGGGGATGGGGTCGTGCGCGCCGGGGCGCAGGCCGCCCAGGGTGCCCAGGGCCAAGGCGTGGGCCTGTTCGGGCGCGAGGTCCGCGACGAGACCCAGGACGCTGCCCGCCTGCCCGTAGCGTTGCAGGTGGGCGCGCAGCGTGGTGGGCGTCAGGGCTTCCAGGCCCTGCGGGGTGCCGCTGGCGGGGTGGCCGTACCCGCTCAGGGGCGTGCCGGGCGGCGTGGGGAAGGCCGTCTGGCGGGCCAGTGTGGCGAGGCGGTCGGCGGGACTGTCCAGCAGGCCTTCAAGGTCCTGGCGGGCCAGGTCGGTCAGGACTGGCAGTTCGCCTTCCGGCAGGTGCGGGTCGCTAAGGACACTGGCGGTCAGGGTCAGCGCGGCGCTCAGGTCGGCGGTCAGGCCGCTGACGGAGAAGCGGGTCGCTTCGGGGCCGACGCCGCCGCCCCGGCGCACGCCGAGGTCGTCGAAGGCGTCCTG includes:
- a CDS encoding M16 family metallopeptidase, whose product is MPARSHPIPAHLWTLPGGLTVAFERRTGPGFAFDLRVPVGSAHDPAGHEGASAVLEEWLFKGAAGLDARALQDAFDDLGVRRGGGVGPEATRFSVSGLTADLSAALTLTASVLSDPHLPEGELPVLTDLARQDLEGLLDSPADRLATLARQTAFPTPPGTPLSGYGHPASGTPQGLEALTPTTLRAHLQRYGQAGSVLGLVADLAPEQAHALALGTLGGLRPGAHDPIPATLRTRARAHTTDPDAEQTHLSLTMPGVPPGHPDWMAWQVALTALSGGSASRLFHAVREERGLAYAVSANPVILGGSGFLSAYAGSTPARAPETLQVILAELHRLPQGLTPAEFERARAGLAVSVVFGAESMRARAHALTRDAAVFGRIRSVTELRESLSKLTLDDVNSFLTRYHPAPDATTVTIGPDEHGPQSQEPDAHAPDNAAPDSAAPDSAPSEGPHA